One stretch of Glandiceps talaboti chromosome 7, keGlaTala1.1, whole genome shotgun sequence DNA includes these proteins:
- the LOC144438068 gene encoding uncharacterized protein LOC144438068: protein MAEYNMKEVYAIRVLVHNGLAFYATWCTIATLLNLAMTLAYFIGIPQHTASTVALSILSVEIVAWFIVENFVFEQFLRYTVSPYLVIFIALSGSLTKNWDPKKTNSIFTIALLGVAVLLSVIRVGLLIWRQINRPLLAEKPKIDQKV, encoded by the coding sequence ATGGCAGAATACAACATGAAAGAGGTCTATGCCATCCGTGTTCTCGTTCACAATGGCCTAGCTTTCTACGCAACTTGGTGCACTATCGCTACCTTGCTAAATCTGGCCATGACCCTAGCTTACTTCATCGGTATTCCACAACACACGGCCAGTACAGTGGCCCTATCCATCTTGAGTGTTGAAATTGTGGCCTGGTTTATCGTCGAGAATTTTGTCTTCGAGCAGTTCCTTCGTTACACTGTCAGTCCTTACCTAGTCATTTTTATAGCTCTGTCAGGCAGTTTGACCAAAAACTGGGATCCCAAGAAGACAAATTCTATCTTCACCATAGCCTTGCTTGGTGTGGCTGTTTTATTGTCTGTAATAAGAGTTGGTTTGTTGATTTGGAGACAAATTAACAGACCTCTACTTGCTGAGAAACCCAAGATTGACCAAAAGGTCTAG